The window CGTGCCCAACTGCGCAGCGCCGGCGCCCAGTTGCATGACGGCGTTGATTCCGGCGCCGTCCATGATCCCGCCCGCCGCGATCACCGGCAGCCCACACGCCTCGGTCAGCACACGCACCAGGGCAAACGTACCCATCTCGCTGTCCTGCTGTGGGTCGAATACCCCGCGATGTCCACCGGCTTCATAACCTTGCGCCACCAGCGCGTGCACGCCGGCACGCTCCGCCGCTTGCGCTTCGGCCAGATTCGTCACGGAACACAACAGCACGATGCCGGCGTCCTTGAGCGCATCGATGGCAGGTTGCGGCGGCAAGCCGAAGTGGAAACTGACCACCGCCGGTTTTTCGTCCAGCAGCATGTGCAGCATGTCGGTGTCTTCGACGAACGAGGTGTAGATCTCGCGCAGTGATGCTGGCGCTGCTGCGTCGAACTCGGCAAAGAACGGTGCGAGGAAATTCAGCCACTGCGTTTCGCGCTCGGCGTCCGGCACGGCAGGTTCATGGCAGAACAGATTCACGTTGAATGGCTTGTCCGTCAGCGCCGCCGTCTCGCGCAACATCGCCCGCGCCTGCTCGACATTGCTCGCGCCGATACCGATGGCACCGAGGCCGCCGGCATTGGACACCGCCGCGGCGAGTCTCGGTGTGGAAACACCAACCATTGGCGACTGAAGGATCGGCAGTTCAATGTTCAACAGCGATAACAGAGGATTGGACATGACGGCACCTGATGAGTGAGCGTTATAGCTCTGCGGTTAAGAATTGCGCACGGCCACGGCCGAACGACCAGTCTGCATCGCTGTTTTCCACCAGCGAGACAATCAGATCGTCCGGTGACAAATCGCAATCGACTTGCAGCTGTTCGGCCAGCAAGCGATAAAACTCGACTTTCTGCGCCTGTGAGCGCGGTCGCGAAATCACCGTCAGCAACACCACGTTGGCGGAGCGCGAGTAACCCAATCCGGTGTCGTGCAGGATCAACTCCCCCGCACGGTGCTGCGTGACGCTTTGGTATCGATCACTGAACGGCACGTCAAACGCCTGGACCATGGCCTGGTGCGCCCCATCCAGCAGGGTGCGCAGTTGTTCATCGGTGCGGCCCTGGATGATGTCGAACTTGAGCAATGGCATCGCGATTCACCTTGGAAAAAATTGGGAGCGAAGAGCTCGCCCCCCGGGACAAATGAACAGCGTGCAAGCCCGCGCCAGCACGCCTTCCAACCCGAAAACGTCAAAGTCTATTTGGAAGTCGGCATGGCAAACTCGGCACCCTTGGCGATGCTGTTCGGCCAGCGTTGCATGACCGACTTCTGCTTGGTGTAGAACCGCACCCCTTCTTCGCCATAAGCGTGCATGTCACCGAACAGCGAGCGCTTCCAGCCGCCGAAACCGTGCCACGCCATCGGCACCGGAATCGGCACGTTGATGCCGACCATGCCCACCTGAATGCGCGTAGCGAATTCACGGGCGATATGGCCGTCGCGGGTGTAGCACGCGGTGCCGTTGCCGAATTCGTGGGCGTTGACCAGATCGACCGCCTCGGCGAAATCCTTGACTCGCATGCACGCCAGCACCGGTCCGAAGATTTCCTCTTTGTAGATTTTCATCTCGGGGGTGACGTGATCGAAAATAGTGCCACCGAGCCAGAAGCCTTCGGCGCAATCGGCACCGGCCTGCGCGCCATCAAAGCCACGACCGTCCACCAACATCTCGGCGCCTTCGGCGATGCCTTGTTCGATGTAGCCGGTGATGCGTTGCAGCGCGGCGGACGAAACGATCGGGCCCATTTCGGCGGTCAGGTTCATGCCTTCCAGAATCTTCAGCGTGCGGGTGCGCTCCACCAGTTTCGGCATGACCGTGTCGGCCACGTCGCCGACAAACACCGCCACCGAAATCGCCATGCAGCGCTCGCCGGCCGAACCGAACGCCGCGCCAATCAGGGCGTCGACCACTTGATCGATATCGGCGTCAGGCATCACCACCATGTGGTTCTTCGCACCGCCCAGTGCCTGCACACGCTTGCCGTGGCGGGCGCCGGTTTCGTAGATGTAATTGGCAATCGGCGTCGAGCCGACAAAGCTCACGGCTTTGACTTCAGGGTGATCGAGCAGCGCATCCACCGCTTCTTTATCACCCTGCACCACGTTGAACACGCCGTCGGGCAACCCGGCTTCCTTGAACAGCTCGGCGATCAGCAGCGAGGGCGAAGGATCGATCGGGCTCGGCTTGAGCACGAAGGTGTTGCCGCAGGCGATGGCTACCGGGAACATCCACATTGGCACCATCACCGGGAAGTTGAACGGCGTGACGCCTGCCACCACACCCAAGGCCTGGCGCAGGGTCCAGTTGTCGATGTTGGTCGAGACCTGTTCGGTGTAGTCACCCTTGAGCAGTTGCGGGATGCCGCAAGCGAATTCGACGACTTCGATGCCACGCGTCACTTCGCCCTGGGCATCGGTGAACACCTTGCCGTGCTCGCGGGTGATCATCTGCGCCAGCGTGTCGCGGTGCTCGTTGAGCAGCGCCAGGAACTTGAACATGATGCGCGCGCGGCGCAGTGGCGGCGTGGCCGACCAGGCGGGGAACGCCGCTGCGGCCGACTGCACCGCCGCGTCGACTTCCGAGACATTGGCCAAGGCCACAATGCCGGTAACCGAACCGGTGGCCGGGTTGGTGACGTTCTGCGCGCGACCGGAATTGCCCGGCACGGCGCGACCGTGAATGTAATGTGCGATGTCTGCTGGCTGGTTGCTCATGGCGGGTGTCCCCTGGTGGTGGATAAGAGCCATCTCTTTTTGTTGTGAGGCCGGTGGCTGTTCAACGCCCCGACATCGCCAAAGTAGGCCCGCCAATGAATCATGTAAAATGATGATTAATGATCTTATGGATCATATTTCGTGAACACGTTTCTGCAGCCACTTCGCCCGCTCACCCAGACGCCGCTTCCAGTCCTCAGCCAGCCCAGCAGTGGCCGCCAGTACCAGCAAATCGTCGATGACAGGCCGATGCGACAACTGCACCTGCCAGAACTGGTCGATGGAAAAGCGTTCGCTGTGCCGCTCCAGCAGTTCGATCCGGTCCCCCGCTTCAATGAACCCGGGCTGAATGACCCGGTAATACCAACCGGTGATCCGCTCTTTGGCGACAAACATCGACATGTGTTCGGCATCGAAGCGGTGATTGATTTTCCAGCACGGGCTGCGCGGTTGGGACACCTGCAACACCGCGCTGCCGACCTGGAACACGTCACCGATGTGCACGTTGAGTTCCGATAGGCCCAACGCAGAAATATTCTCCCCGAGGCTGCCCGCCGTCAGTTCCGGTGCGCTGTATGGGAAGGCCTGAGCCAGACGTTCATAGTTTTGCGCCGCGTACTGATGGACTGCTTTTTCCGGACCGCCGTGCACGCGGGTATCGCCATGCTGGTCGCCGACGATTCCATGATTCTCTACGCGGACCGGTCCTGCGTGCCGTTGCTTGAAGATGCCCGTTTGCTGCCCTTCAGGTTTCAACAACCCCAAGCCTCCTGCAAACACATGGTCAATTTTTGAAGTCAATTTCATGGTCGATCTACGCTCGTTTCATATCGTTTCAAGCACTTTACTAATCCGCAGAAAAGCTCGTAAAGTGATCATTAAATATATCCACAATCACTTTTCATGATGGGTGGTAACGAACATGGAAATGCGCCAACTGAAGATTTTCTGCGCCGTGGCCGAGTTGGGCAGCTTCACCGCAGCGGCGGTGCAGGTGAATACGGTGCAGTCCAACGTGACCATGCGCGTGAAAGAACTGGAAGCCGAACTCAACCGCGAGCTGTTCATCCGCAAGAAATCCGGGGTCGTGCTGACATCGGCGGGCGAAACCTTCCTCGGTTACGCGCGGCGCATCCTGCAATTGACCGAAGAAAGCCGCAGCGCGCTGATGGACACGGGCAGCCCGACCGGCCTGCTGCGCCTGGGCTCAATGGAGACCACCGCCGCTATTCGCTTGCCGCAAGTGCTGACCAAGTACCGCGAGCAGTTTCCCGAGGTGCAGTTGTCGCTGCTGACCGGCACCACGGTGGAGCTGATCAAGGCGATTGAAGCGCATCGGCTCGACGGCGCGTTCGTCGGCGGTTTCCACCAGAATTCGGCATTGGCCCAAGAGGAAGTGTTCAACGAAGAATTGGTGCTGGTCAGCAGCAACCAATTCGAAACACTGCCCGCGCTGATCGAAAAAATGCCCCAGCAAACCGTTTTGGTTTTCCGTACCGGGTGCTTCTATCGCTCGACACTGGAAAACTGGTTCTATCAGGTGGGGCTTGTGCCGAACCAGATCATGGAACTGGGCACGCTGGATGGCATTCTGTCGTGCGTCGCGGCGGGCATGGGCGTGACGCTGTTGCCCAAGGCGATCGCGGAAAATTGCAGTGTTCGGCATGCGATTCGCTGCCACACGTTGCCGGCGGAATTCGCTAACGTTTCTACGGTGTTCATTCGCCGCAATGACACGATGATCACCTCGGCGATGAGTGCGTTCATTGGGTTGGCGCAGCAGCAGATTGCCCGGCCGGCGGCGGTATAAATCAGAAACTGTGGGTCGGGTCAGTCAACACTCTTATCGACTGACCTGACGCCTTCGCGGGCAAGCCCGCTCCCACAGTTTTTGTGTCGACTGCAATGTTTGTGAACGACATCAACCCTGTGGGAGCGGGCTTGCCCGCGAAGGGCCCGCCCATTCAACATGGATGCCGGCTCACTACCAGCCGAGCGACCTTCTCTGCTCATTCAAAAACCGCCCGGTCGCGGCATAGTCGGTGACGCCAATCTCCGCGACCGACGACCGATCCGGCACATCCAACAAACCACGAGCCAGCTCCGCCACCCGTTCCGCCGCCGGCACAACGCTGTGAATCTTGCCCACACCCTGCCCCGCATACAGCGACAACTTCTCGGCCATCCGCGGCTTGTCGATCGCCCGGGCGCCGCCGCCGATGAAGCGCAGCAGGTTCCATTTGTCCCGGTTGGGGATCACCCGGTGCGGCGTGCCGTAGGTCCAGCCGAACGAATAACCGGTGCGGTACTCCGTGTCGTCGGTGGTCGCCTCGACGATTTTTTGTTTGTACAACGGATGGGCGTTGGATTCATCGGTGGCAATGAACGCCGTGCCCACCACCACCCCGGATGCGCCGAGCGACATCAGCGCCCGCACGTCGTCGCCGTGGGTGATGCCACCTGCCGCCAGCACCGGTCGCCCTTCCGAAACAGCAAGGATCGAGGTGAGCAACGGCATGATGCCGATCGTGCCTCGATTGAGATGCCCGCCGCTTTCACTGCCCTGGGCGATGATGATGTCCGCGCCTTGGGCGATGGCGATGTGGGCCAGCTCTACCGACCCCGCTTGCACCATCACGATCAACCCGGCGTCCTTGGCTCGGGGAATCATGTCGGCGGCATACTTCTCGGCGTAGAACAGCGATAGCAGCTTGGGCTTTTCCTTGAGGATCACCTGAAACTGCGCTTCGAATACATCCGGGCCACCGAACTGCGGCACCAGGTTCACCCCGAAGGGCTGGTCGGTCAGTGCGCGGGTTTCCTGTATCCAGCGGCGCAAGGCCAAGGGCGGCAGGCGCAAGCCACCGATAACGCCCATGCCGCCGGCATTGGCCACCGCGCCCACCAGTTGCGGACCGGAAATCGCCGCCATGCCGCCGAGAAAAATCGGGTACTTCACGCCGCAGAGCCGGGTGATGGCGTTACCGGCAAAATCGAATCTGTCCTGGTTCATGACTCACAGCTCCACATGTTTGCCCAGCATCCGCTTGAGCGTGTTGTTCTTCAGGAGAAAGTGATTTTTTACTGCGCCGAAAATATGCAGCGCGAGCCCTGCGAGAAACGCCGAGGCGCCGATGTTGAACAGCACGTCGACCACATGCTTCAACGCCTCATTGACGGGCAGGATTGCCGGAATCCACAAGCCGCCGGGCAGTTCCACGACTTCGCCGGCAGCAGAGCGTGATGCCCATACCGCGATCGGCAACAGCACCATAGCCAGTGCGAGCGACACCGCCACCGAGCGGCTGATGATCACTTCGATAGGGTTCGGCGTGCCCACCGGCAGCGGATGGTAAGAGGTGATCCGCGCCCAGAACCGGTAAGACGAGACGAGGAACAGAATCAGACCCAGCAGGTTTTGCAGCCTGCCGAGTTCCAGTTGCTGTGCCGCGCTGGAGGCTTGGCCGATAAACAATTGCAGGCCGAAAATCGCCAGCAGCGCAAACGCCACGACCCAGTGCAGGGCGACGGTGATGGGTGAAAATCTCAGGCCATTGTCTCGAAGTTGCATGGCTGACTCCTTTTGCAGAGTGCGCAAATCAGGAAAGGATTGACCGCGAAGGTCTTAGTGGTTGACCGCCTGCGCGGCGCCGAGCCCGGTCTGGGCGCGGATCAACTGATCATCGAAACGCTCGCGCTCAAGCCCTGCCCCATGGCTGCGATCAGTGACCGAGCCCAGCCAGGTGAACAGGAACGCCACGTTCATCGAAATGATCGCCGGGTAGTCATAGGGGAAAATCGCGTCGGCATTGCCCAGCACTTTGACCCACACGGCCGGCGAGAGAATGACCAGCCCGACCGCACTCACCAGCCCGGCGACACCGCCGATCAACGCGCCGCGAGTGGTGAGCCCTTTCCAGTACATCGAGAGCACCAGGATCGGGAAGTTGACCGAGGCCGCCACACCGAATGTCAGCGCCACCAGGAAAGCGATGTTCTGGTCCTTGAACAAGATCCCCAATACCACCGCGACAATACCGATGCCCACCGAAGCGATGCGCGATACGCGGCGTTCGTCCTTGGCCTCGGCCTTGCCCTTTTTAACCACCATCACATACAAGTCGTGAGAGATCGCCGAGGTGCCGGCCATGGTAAGCCCGGACACCACCGCCAGAATCGTCGCGAACGCCACGGCGGAAATGAAGCCCAGCAGCAGATCGCCGCCCACGGCTTTGGCCAGGTGCATCACCGGCATGTTGCCGCCGCCGATCAACTTGCCCGCCAGATTACCGCCCTCGTAGAAGGCCGGGTCTTGCCCGACGATCACAATGGCCGCCAGGCCCAGCACCGCCACGATCAAGTAGAAAAAGCCGATGAAGCCCGTGGCGACGAACACCGATTTGCGTGCCTGCTTGGCGTCCGGCACGGTAAAGAAGCGCATGAGGATGTGCGGCAGTCCTGCCGTGCCAAACACCAGTCCAAGCGACAACGAGATCAGCGACAGCGGGTCAGCTACCAGTTTGCTCGGCAGCAGAATCCGCTCGCCATCGCGGTGCGCGGCCACCGCTTTTTCGAACAGCAGATCGAAGGAAAAGCCGAACTTGCTCAGCGCCAGAAACGCCAGCAGCGTCCCACCCACCAGCAGCAACCCGGCCTTGATGATCTGCACCCACGTGGTGGCGACCATGCCGCCAAAGGTGACATAAACCGCCATCAGCAAGCCCACGGCGATCACTGCATAGTTGTAAGGCAGACCGAACAACAGTTGAATCAACTGCCCTGCCCCGACCATCTGCACCACCAGATAAAAACACACCACCGTCAGCGAGCCGAAGGCCGTCATCGTGCGGATGCGGTTTTGATCGAGGCGAAAAGAAGCGATGTCAGAGATGGTAATGCGCCCCAGATTGCGGATGCGCTCGGCGAACAGAAACAGCAGCAACGGCCAGGCGACAAAGAAGCTGATCGAGTACAGCACGCCATCGAAGCCGTTGAAGAAGATCATGCTGGTAACGCCCAGCAACGCGGCCGCCGACATGTAGTCACCGGCCAGTGCCAGACCGTTCTGGAAGCCGCTGATACCACCGCCGGCCGTGTAGAAATCGTCCATGGATTTGGTTTTGGAGGCGGCCCAGTACGTGATGCCAAGCGTCGTCACGACGAAGACCAGGAACATGCTGATGGCAGTAATGTTGATCGGCTGTTTTTCGACGCTCTGGATAACGTCGCCGGCCATGGCGCGAGCGGCGAATACGCACAGCAGCACGGGCAGGATGAGGTTCACAAGGATGCGTTTCATACGATGGCCCCCGC of the Pseudomonas sp. MAG733B genome contains:
- a CDS encoding tautomerase family protein, which encodes MPLLKFDIIQGRTDEQLRTLLDGAHQAMVQAFDVPFSDRYQSVTQHRAGELILHDTGLGYSRSANVVLLTVISRPRSQAQKVEFYRLLAEQLQVDCDLSPDDLIVSLVENSDADWSFGRGRAQFLTAEL
- a CDS encoding LysR substrate-binding domain-containing protein, which produces MEMRQLKIFCAVAELGSFTAAAVQVNTVQSNVTMRVKELEAELNRELFIRKKSGVVLTSAGETFLGYARRILQLTEESRSALMDTGSPTGLLRLGSMETTAAIRLPQVLTKYREQFPEVQLSLLTGTTVELIKAIEAHRLDGAFVGGFHQNSALAQEEVFNEELVLVSSNQFETLPALIEKMPQQTVLVFRTGCFYRSTLENWFYQVGLVPNQIMELGTLDGILSCVAAGMGVTLLPKAIAENCSVRHAIRCHTLPAEFANVSTVFIRRNDTMITSAMSAFIGLAQQQIARPAAV
- a CDS encoding CoA-acylating methylmalonate-semialdehyde dehydrogenase encodes the protein MSNQPADIAHYIHGRAVPGNSGRAQNVTNPATGSVTGIVALANVSEVDAAVQSAAAAFPAWSATPPLRRARIMFKFLALLNEHRDTLAQMITREHGKVFTDAQGEVTRGIEVVEFACGIPQLLKGDYTEQVSTNIDNWTLRQALGVVAGVTPFNFPVMVPMWMFPVAIACGNTFVLKPSPIDPSPSLLIAELFKEAGLPDGVFNVVQGDKEAVDALLDHPEVKAVSFVGSTPIANYIYETGARHGKRVQALGGAKNHMVVMPDADIDQVVDALIGAAFGSAGERCMAISVAVFVGDVADTVMPKLVERTRTLKILEGMNLTAEMGPIVSSAALQRITGYIEQGIAEGAEMLVDGRGFDGAQAGADCAEGFWLGGTIFDHVTPEMKIYKEEIFGPVLACMRVKDFAEAVDLVNAHEFGNGTACYTRDGHIAREFATRIQVGMVGINVPIPVPMAWHGFGGWKRSLFGDMHAYGEEGVRFYTKQKSVMQRWPNSIAKGAEFAMPTSK
- a CDS encoding cytochrome b/b6 domain-containing protein, giving the protein MQLRDNGLRFSPITVALHWVVAFALLAIFGLQLFIGQASSAAQQLELGRLQNLLGLILFLVSSYRFWARITSYHPLPVGTPNPIEVIISRSVAVSLALAMVLLPIAVWASRSAAGEVVELPGGLWIPAILPVNEALKHVVDVLFNIGASAFLAGLALHIFGAVKNHFLLKNNTLKRMLGKHVEL
- a CDS encoding MOSC domain-containing protein — protein: MLKPEGQQTGIFKQRHAGPVRVENHGIVGDQHGDTRVHGGPEKAVHQYAAQNYERLAQAFPYSAPELTAGSLGENISALGLSELNVHIGDVFQVGSAVLQVSQPRSPCWKINHRFDAEHMSMFVAKERITGWYYRVIQPGFIEAGDRIELLERHSERFSIDQFWQVQLSHRPVIDDLLVLAATAGLAEDWKRRLGERAKWLQKRVHEI
- a CDS encoding cation acetate symporter, which produces MKRILVNLILPVLLCVFAARAMAGDVIQSVEKQPINITAISMFLVFVVTTLGITYWAASKTKSMDDFYTAGGGISGFQNGLALAGDYMSAAALLGVTSMIFFNGFDGVLYSISFFVAWPLLLFLFAERIRNLGRITISDIASFRLDQNRIRTMTAFGSLTVVCFYLVVQMVGAGQLIQLLFGLPYNYAVIAVGLLMAVYVTFGGMVATTWVQIIKAGLLLVGGTLLAFLALSKFGFSFDLLFEKAVAAHRDGERILLPSKLVADPLSLISLSLGLVFGTAGLPHILMRFFTVPDAKQARKSVFVATGFIGFFYLIVAVLGLAAIVIVGQDPAFYEGGNLAGKLIGGGNMPVMHLAKAVGGDLLLGFISAVAFATILAVVSGLTMAGTSAISHDLYVMVVKKGKAEAKDERRVSRIASVGIGIVAVVLGILFKDQNIAFLVALTFGVAASVNFPILVLSMYWKGLTTRGALIGGVAGLVSAVGLVILSPAVWVKVLGNADAIFPYDYPAIISMNVAFLFTWLGSVTDRSHGAGLERERFDDQLIRAQTGLGAAQAVNH
- a CDS encoding nitronate monooxygenase is translated as MNQDRFDFAGNAITRLCGVKYPIFLGGMAAISGPQLVGAVANAGGMGVIGGLRLPPLALRRWIQETRALTDQPFGVNLVPQFGGPDVFEAQFQVILKEKPKLLSLFYAEKYAADMIPRAKDAGLIVMVQAGSVELAHIAIAQGADIIIAQGSESGGHLNRGTIGIMPLLTSILAVSEGRPVLAAGGITHGDDVRALMSLGASGVVVGTAFIATDESNAHPLYKQKIVEATTDDTEYRTGYSFGWTYGTPHRVIPNRDKWNLLRFIGGGARAIDKPRMAEKLSLYAGQGVGKIHSVVPAAERVAELARGLLDVPDRSSVAEIGVTDYAATGRFLNEQRRSLGW
- a CDS encoding nitronate monooxygenase gives rise to the protein MSNPLLSLLNIELPILQSPMVGVSTPRLAAAVSNAGGLGAIGIGASNVEQARAMLRETAALTDKPFNVNLFCHEPAVPDAERETQWLNFLAPFFAEFDAAAPASLREIYTSFVEDTDMLHMLLDEKPAVVSFHFGLPPQPAIDALKDAGIVLLCSVTNLAEAQAAERAGVHALVAQGYEAGGHRGVFDPQQDSEMGTFALVRVLTEACGLPVIAAGGIMDGAGINAVMQLGAGAAQLGTAFILCPESSANNAYREALKGPRAHQTKVTSVISGRPARGMVNRNFTSLEANAPALPDYPIAYDANKALNAAAAGKANTDFAVQWAGQGAPLVREMPAAALVKLLAAEM